From the genome of Prunus persica cultivar Lovell chromosome G8, Prunus_persica_NCBIv2, whole genome shotgun sequence:
agcAGATGTCCTCATCATCCTGTGATGTGGTGGGTAAGTTTCATTTTACTGCCAGCTTATATATTATCTGTTTATGCCTCATGTTTTTGGTTTCCCTTGCTCTTATAGGTAAGATCATTTTCATATTTGGTTACTCAATCAAGACAGCTAGAAAAGTTAAAACAGACAAGATTTCAGGCGCTAtcaactaaaaattaaaaaactagaTAAGTTTTCAAGTTGGTTAATCAAATTTTCACATGTAATGATCCGCACCTTACAATTTATGAACAAGGAAGGTAATCTACCTTGATGTGTATAGAAGGGAGGCATGCcatctgctgctgctgctgttgttgttgtttctaGGCATTGCAGGGCCTGACTGGCTCTCCCGTGAGGGGTATTACGGGAAGGTTATCACAATTACAGATCTCAATCATAGTGGCATCAGGGTCGTGGAAGAAAAGCTGATCAACGTAGATTCCACCCTTCTCCACCCTGCGCTTCACGTACTCTATCTCCATCTCCTTCAAATTTTTCTCCACTGTGACCATGCTCTCACACtaaaaacaattcaaatgtATTTCTAGTCATTTTCACATCACAAATATATTGTACACACGTAgaagctatatatatacagaaattATCCTATacggactatatatatatatatatatatatatatatatataaaagcatacaagaaatgaataaaagagctagagagagagagacctggaAAGAAATGTGGTTATCCTTGGGTTTAATCTGGGTGATCTTCTTGGGCATTTTATCAGGGTCTTCAGATTGGAGAAGATGTATGCCAATGCCATAATTGAATAGCCTATGATTCAAATGTCACAGAAttaaccaaaaaccaaattaatacccaatatttataatgtttcaaaaacagaggaaaccaattcaataaaaatgaagggtggttgttgttggttttccaagtttttaaGAATTATACCATGCACCAATAAAGTCAAAGGAGCCAGGCCTCCTAATGGGGAAGAACCCAAGAACACTCTGGTAGAAATCAAGGGATTTCTCAACTGATCTGCACACCAATGAGATGTGATTCAAGGACTTCAAATTCAGCATGCTTTCTTTCATCATTTCATATTTCtcaacttggaaaatattACGTGCAATAAGCAAATAGAGAGAACTGGATTGAAGGCTACAAATTAGGGTTTAAAATAACTAGAGTTGAGAGGAGAAAATGGCGGAAtgttgcatatatatatggcaTGGGTTTTCTGTCCTTTTCTTCTCAGGTGACAGCCTGACAGGTCAGGTTTCAGATAGTGAGATATCTATTACACGTAGGTTCCACGTTACAGTTGGTGACTCCATTACTCGTTTCTTCCGCTGACACGTAAGGTCCTTCTGATTCTGAAGACCTTTTACTCCAACAAAGTTGCAGTTGCAGAGACGAGGAAACTTCTTATCTAAGAAGCACGGATACGCTGGTTGAGGTGCGTATTCCGTATCCGATACGCTAGGGGATACGATACGCTGTGAATACGTGCGGATACGCGATGGATACGTATCCGAGTAAGCGAATACGGTCAACGACAAAAAGATACGCGTATCTGATATTACAGATACGAGTATCTGATGTTTAGGATACGCGTATCAGGAAACGTCTCCACTTCTTCTTTCAgatcttccttcttcttctgcatCCAGCGGTGCCCCCGCTCATcaactcttcttcttcgtcctTAAGAAGCCCAgatcttcctttttcttgttcatcCAGCGGCGCCCCTActcatcaatttcttcttcttcattcttcatTGTCGGCGGCGTCGGGttctcttctccattttcattttgttttctcacGCGTGCTTCTCTGTTTCTTTGAcaaaaggattttgttttgttctttttaggtcaaaggattttgtttgtttaatattCACAGTTTCACCCACACCCCACGTGATGGCTGGTCTTATCGTTTTGActaaaggattttgttttgtttgtcttattaaaagtaataatattataaccAAGACAAGTGGAAGTATGTTAAAAGTAATAATATCAAAAGTAataatattatcatttttatgttatttaaaatatgttataaattatatatattgttatttttaaaattattatatattatttaaattgccGTATCCACGACGTATCATATCCTAATTTTTAGAAATTTGTCGTATCCCCGTGTCGTGTCGTATCGTATCCCCGTATCCATATCCGTGTCCGTGCTTCTTAGCTTCTTATTAGCTGCAAAGTAATTGgtgcatttttcttcttctttttcttcctctctttattttgtatgTAATTTTACACAAACCCAGGTCAGACCAAATGTTGGCGAGagtaaacacacacacacacacactaatTAAAAGGGAAGATTAATATCCTTATTCACAGGTCAAACTGGTTTTAAGAAGGAAGAATCTAGAGCGACTGATAGACAATAAGCCCATCTCTGATTCTGAAGTAGCGTAGAGAATACAAGGCAGAGACCAAGTCATGGCCGAGTCTCTCGCTGTCTtcatttggaaaagaaaaaaaaggacacgACCCGCCCTGGCTCCCAGACTCGCTCAGTCCGCCTAGATCCTCCCAGACCTCTTATCCGCCGCCTAGATCTTCCCAAACCGCCTAGCAACCTCCTAGATTCTCCCAGACCGCCTAGCAGCCGCCTAGATCCACCCAGACCGCCTAGGGGCCGCCTAGATCCTCCCAGACCGCCTAGGCGCCGCCTAGATCCGCCCAGACCCGCCTAACTACGAGTTCGAATCTCTATCCGTGGCTACCATGGCGTCCAATTTAAgtatgtttctgattttgcaatttttttttgtttgtttaaatgGAAAAACGATTATCATAGAGTTTCTTCTAAGGATTTTAAGATTTTATAGCATCAGAGTTGTTATCTTAGTGGAGATTTCAATAGCTAAATGACATTTGATGGTTTTCATAGAGAaagtccaatccaatccaatcaacgcagcaaccaaaaccaaagaaaaaaaaaaatcgaagcttgagttgagagagagagagagaggctcaAGAGTTTTTGAAGCTTGGTATTTAACaagtacagccgtgcggctataactgtaaaataatatatttaacgagtatagccgggcggctatacctttaaaatattcgaataaataaatagtacagccgctcagctatacctttaaaataatatatttactGCATACAGCCGGACGGCAGTacctttaaaataatatattttatgagaatcgccgcgcggctatacatGTAAAATAAtcgaatatattttaataatatagccgaacagctatactatttaaatatacaattttgtcatattattttagggtttagggctaAAATACCCCTTCAGCTAAATTGGGCTAGagttatttcttcaattttttgatttatacaagcgatattagggaatgagaatttaaattcttttcgaTACCTCCCATTCTAATGATTTCCGGCCATTAGCCCAGTGCAcaagaataaaaaatggattttatttatgaGAAATAATATCGGTTAAACCCATaaatccaacaacaaaaatagggATCCAACAACATTTTGTGGATCAAAGAATGCTGAATTTCATAGTATAAAATTGCTTGTATAAGAATTTACTTTTGAAAATGTATCCATCGTAATTATGAACTGAACCCAATTACTACCTTTTTCTCGTTGCACTTGACAACCCTGCTCTTGTGGTTTGAGATACATCAATATATTCTCtgcatataaaaaattggatACAAAACATTCTAATGAGACAACGAATAGAAGAGTTTTGAAATAAATTGAAGTTATCAGAGGTCATATGACATTGATATATATACGAACTATTCTAAATGAGATTTCAAACAACATTTTAGATGAGTAGAAGCATCTCATTCTTACATATACCATATCCACGTGCACATGAAATTCCCAATGTTAAGATGGGAGAAAAGTGCAATACCTCTATTGTATCCTGCAAGCATAGGAGATCCAACCTTTCACGAGGACGCTGGTTTGATGAAGAGGCAAGCTGCATCCAATCATACATTAATACCGGCAATCACATCCCCCAATATACTCAATTTTAACCCAGAAGCTGAAGGTTTGAGTCCTGCTGAAATGGCCCTATATTTTTTTAGGGTAATGTACTGTGGAAaggaaaaacacaaaagaagagCTTCTCTTGgaggagaaaggaaaaaaaacaaaacaagataaATAATACAGGAAAGAGGCATGGACTAACAACATTCAAGGGTGCTCAGCATCCCCGATTAACATCTCTAACTAATCAACTGATAAGCTAGCTGTAGAAtgtaataatataaacaaggcAGAATGCCCAATTCACACTACTAAGAAGTCAGAATTGTAACTACTAAGAAGAATACCTGCACGACCATTTGCAGAAGATGCATGCAAGTAATTGAGCTTCAAATCCACCCACTATTAGCACATATATGATATCTATCATGGCCTGGATGATTCGCATACTTTGAGTCAATTCTGTGACGTAATCACTGATTGGTAATTCTAACTGCGAGAAATGTGCCTGAATGCAGAATTCATGCATGGTAAGAGAATAAGACGATGAGAGAACTAAAAAGCAAAACGACATGAAGTTTTTATTCGAAAAACATATAGTTGAAGACAACTCTGACCTGAAATAGCAGATTGGCTTTGACATGTGGATCATCTAAGCGGTCCTTATCCACTTTATATCAAACTCAGGTTCAGTATTGTCCAAGCCATGGTAAGCTGGATTAAACATCTGTAGAAAACTACGCTCATGTAAGATTTTGTACAGGCTCAATAAATCAAATACCAAGGggacaaaataataaaaaccaaagGCTTTTAACTTGTGTCTTCACCACATTTAAGTACAAGAGGATCATTGTCACAGCAGCAATGCAAATGATGGGCGTTCTGAACTTtagcagcaaaaaaaaaagataggaCTGCAAGACTTCATCCATTGACTTTATTAGATTTTCTGATATTCAAAACCCCAAACAACCTGATTCCCATCTTTCTTGTAGAATCTGAACAACTGTTGATTATAAAGGGAGAAAAGCATGTAATGTGATtcacatatttctttctttccattttttattcTATATGGTTATGTGTGACCAAAATCATCATCTGCAACATATCAGTGATTGATATTGGAAAATCAACATATTCTGTTCCCTGCAAGAGAATCAACACTTACGTAAATTTGTCCTGAAGAACAGCTGCTGCAATATACTCCTACTAGAAACCTTTGTAAATATAGgaaccaaatgaaaaagataCTGCACAAATTTTGCCTTACCTGAATAATGACAAGATGATGACCTGGAAGGTTTACACCTTATGCCAATGTGCTGTTACAAACCAATACCTATAATTTAATACATATGCCTAATCAGTATATAAAGTAAGAAAATGATCTTGTTATATTCTCTTTTCCTAATGTGTTTTTCAGGAAAGACTCATGCTTACTGAGGTAAAACAGAAATGCCTGAATCTTGTTCCTCAACTCATTCTGGCATACTCAGAAACTGCGTTGGATGTTCATCTGACGTTGCTAACTTCAATAACAGAAAAGCACAAAAAAAATCGACTCATCGCAGCAGCCGAaaccgaagaaaaaaaatccaagcttgagttgagagagaggctCAAGACCaagtatttgaattttgaagatTGGACTGCGAGTGCAAGCTTCGTGTTCGTTTCTCTGTCTCTTCATTTCACTCGCACACCACATTCCTCTGCGAGTGCAAGCTTCGTCTGTCTTCATTTTGGAAAAGCCCAGGCCGCCTAGGCGCCGCCTAGACCAGCCCAGGCCGCCTAGATCCGCCTAGGCGCCGCTTAGATCCGCCCATGCCGCCTAACTCCCTTATAGCATCAAAGTTGTTATCTTAGTGAAGATTTCAATAACTGAATGACATTTGATGGTTTTCATAGAGAAAGTCCAATCAATGCAGCAGCCGaaacgaaagaaaaaatttcgaagcttgagttgagagagagaaagaggctGAAGACAGAGTGTTTGAAGCTTGGAAGCGCTTATAGAGAAGCAAAATGGCTGTGACTGCAAGCGCAAGCTTCATGTTGAtttcgaatatatttaaagagtacagccgagcggctatacctttaaaataatatatttaaccagtatagccgtgcggctatactttttaaatatacaatattttcatgttattttatggtttagggctAAATACCACTTTAGCTAATTAGGATAGAgttatttcttcaattattttgttcataCCTATGATATTGGGGAAtcagaatttaaattctttaagATACCTCCTTCCATTCTAATGATTTCCAACTATTAGCCTATTAGgcaagaataaaaaatgaatttttatttatgagaaATACGTGGTAAACCCATAAatataacaacaaaaaatagggATCCACTAACATTTTGGGGATAAAAGAGTCTTGAATTTCATAGTATAAAATTGCTTGTGCAagaatttattttctaaaatgTATCCattgtaattataaaataaacacaatgacagctttttttctcattgcccttgattaaaataataattaaaatataattactaattaaagtaacaAAAGGCTATAActaaaaaacaattttgtgcagtatagccgcgcggctatacgtttaaaaatattcaaatatattgaACCAAAATAGCCTAACGGCTATACgcttattaatatattttaggggtatagccgctcggctgtcCTTTTAAAacattcgaatatatttaacccgtatagccgctcggctatactgtatatatattactATATTTTAAAGGTATAACCGCCCAgctatactgttaaaatattagaatatattttaaaaggaCAGCCGTTCGGCAATACTGTttacatattaatatatttgaaaggtatagccgcccggctataaaCGTTAAAGactaatatattttaaaagtataacCAAGTGGCGATACgcattaaatattaatatattttaaaagtatagctaCCTGGCGTTACTTTTAAAATAgtcatatattttaacaatatttactttttaaatattaatctAGTTGAATTGCTTGCTTACAGCGAGTAAAAGTGTTCGATTATAAACCAAATGGAAGCCGTACCCTTGTTCTTTAGTGCTCTGCTGTGCTTGTTTTAAATGGGTTTTGATgttatcaaaaagaaaaatgcatgcTTCCAAATGAAGCTGAATCTTAGGACTTCCATAAACAGATGTAGAAGTATGGCAGATGTGCAAAAACAGATCATGGGAAAgtgtaattaaaatttaaggGGTATTACTTTTacaatccaaattccaatctGTCTGAATTTTCAACTCCAGTTATTTACCTGTTTCCATCAGCTAATTCTGAGAGATCTGTAGAACTTGGCTTAGATTCTTGAGGGCCTTGTCATAGGATATGAACCCCATGAACCAGAATTCATAACCATCCCTTGTGACAATGTGTATATATTTCTCTGAAGGCTTCCATCTGTTTGCTGATGGATTGACTGTTCCTAATTGATCTAGCTGCACCACCACCTGCACATTCAAGcaatttgaaaaagctttcaCTAGTAAGAGACTTGTAACTCAAGTGGTCAAGAGCATTTAGCCCTACACTCGAGGTGCTAAGTTTGATTTTCCCCCTCCCCAATATCGattgggtgaaaaaaaaaaaaaaaaaattttataagTTTCACTCAATCAATTCTTTCTTCAATTCCACAAAGTCTTGAATCTTACCTTGTAGTGCATGAAATTTGGGTTCCCTGGGGACAAATAGTGGCAGAAATCACTGCAAAAGGCTAGTCTTTTGTTGGAGATGTAGAGCATCCCAATTACAGGTCCATGAGAAGTTGACAGATAGCAAGCATATGAATGCAAGAGCTTCTCTCCTGCCAGGTTCTCAAATTCTTGCTGGAacactttttctttccctcctCCTGTAAGCACCTTTGTCCCTTGATTGAGCCTTGCCATGGCTGCTTCTGTCAAACTATGACTCATTCTAActgttcaaaataaaattccagAACTTAGACACAGATGAATTAAAGTTAATTAATACAAAGTCAGGTACTAAAACAAGCTTAAAAAGggcaaaaatattttaaactgTCTAAGAAAGCAACGAAAGGCTTTCAATGAGAAAAACTTACGGTGGTGCCAAACACTGTCTGCAATGGCCTCTGCTCTTTTGGTTGCAACTTCAACCCTTTTACCGCACTGGCTCAGTGACTCTAGCATATTATCCATCGGACCTGCACCATCAAGTAATGATCATGCAAAGAAGTTGGCTAATAGAAAGCGAGGGAGCAAGAGCAACAGAAAATACTAACGCTTGGTAGCAGAATTCGTCGTGGGAACAGGGGAATATTGGACATAAGgattgttgctgctgctgctgttgtaaTTGGCGTTGGCAGCGCCGTCAAACTGACCACTCATGTTGTTTCTGCTGTGTTGTTTTCTtatgatcttcttcttctacagATGGCTGAGGCCCTCTGTCTCCCGGCACGCATTTGTTTACCGATGCCTAAAGTGAATCTTGACATagtgacaaaattaaataaaaataaaaataaaaagaggaaaaagaatggCGATGgcgatggtggtggtggtggtggtgggccATACCACCGCGTGATGAATCTTTAGATGCCGTCGCACTTCGTTCGgaggaacaaaaaaaaatgccaatttttgaatttttcttaatATATTATCAATTATTTAGTAAAGCAAATTGTTGGatattgttttatatatagatttacACTATCACAAGATCCTGCGAATattccaacaacaacaaaaaagatcCTGcgaatataattattttatgtttaaaaaaaatatattcacaTGAATTACACGCAGATTGAAACTTGGAGAATGACATGAAGGTAAGTTGGAACTGATGAGTTACATTTTACATGAAATATTTTGGCCAGCCTTTGTTTTCAAAGTTCATGTGAACTTAATTCAATTGAGAAAGTGGAATCCAAGTTCACAAGGCCTCACTATCACATTCGTTGTAGCATAAGCAAATTAGATTGTTAACAATTAGGGTTCAACTGCCGGCAAGGGAATATTTATGAACTTATTTAGAATTCTCCATGTCAATATTCAAGACTCAAAGCTAGAATTTAAACTTCCCTTAATGCAACGTAAGCATCACCACAAAAGCTCAATTAACAACTTATATTCGAAAATGAAGcagaagaaatttgtggttATGCAAATGGAGTTTACAACGgagcaaaaaaatttgtatgaaaCGAGAAtagcattattttattattccgGTCAATTACggtatgtaatgtaaaaaaataatcacaTATAACATACCATAATTAAtctaaaataacaaaataatactaTTTTCGTTTCATATAAGTGTTTCTCCcctcaaaaagaaagaaatagtttTGCCTTATCTAATCACTTTccaaaaatgaattaaaaaataacaaaaagaaaaaggctccagaccaacaaaaacaaatacacaaCAAAAAGCCTTatccaaaattccaaattattgtctctTCTTTCTTATCTTGTTCCTCCACGTTTACAAATATCATACATGAATTTGTTGCACCACCCGCACACCCACACTTATATTACAGGCCAGCTGTCCCAACAATTTCCAAATGTTATCATCACCCGTCACATCACCGCGCGCGAAAGCGACTTCATCACAGGGTGCCACCTGTCATCCTCATCGCATCAAAAATCCTTTCAGGATAAAACTTCACACCGAAGTAATCACCCACTCTGATCTACACGCGTTACACTGAGTCCTCATCTCAAAACTGTTCGATTTGTAGGCTTACGCCCAACTAAACAAACCAACAGCCCAGATTTGTTGGAACTACGATGTTTCTATATTCAAGTCACGTGCAGCTAAGGTGTGCGTACACGATGTGCATTTTCCGCGTTACAccacaaaaaaccaaaaaaattaaaaatttaaccatcattattttttgattAACCGATTAATTTATCTAATTATTACTAATCTGCTACGTACGGACGTAAAGACGGCCGTTGACGCTGGGGTCAGAAACGGCGTCGTCGAACCCAACCCGACGGCATTTCGCACCAGAGACCGGAGCGAAAACGGTGGAGGATATTGAAAACGATTTCTCCGTCAACGGGTTAACTGTCCGTTTGTACGGACCGAACCACTTGTTCTGCATGTAACGGTTTTTCCTCCACGGAGGCACGGAGAGCTCTCTGCTTCTCAGCGACCTCTTGACGGCGTCGCTCATGACTCGGACGATTCGCTTCAGGTCCTCCGAGCTGCCGACGAAGTCTCTCGGCAGTAGCTGCAACAGCCGCGAGTACTGGCTCGTCGGCCTAGCGATTTCGAACTGGGCGGCGAAGTCGAGGTCCACGAAGTACTGGCTCTGCCACATGGGGGAGCTCGATTGGGCGCAAACCACGTCGATGAACTCGTAGCTCCCGGCGGTGATGTTGCCGGAGGAGCTCCAATTGGTCTTGCAGATCGCCGCATTGTGCCCCCGGGCTCTCAAAAACGACATCACGCTCCGTCGCAGAGCTGACTTGTTGCCGGATCTCAGGCACGAGAACGCCTCCACCGCCTCGGAAACGTGAGAGCGGAGCAGCTTCGCAAACGAGTCCTCATTTCCGCTAACAGCCGCGGATCTGAGAATAGAGTCCATCGCTTTCGCGTCGGAGACCGAGTCGACTCGGTCCGAGTCAGTCTCGTTGTCCGGAAACCGAGTCTCGGACGAGTCGTCCTGGAGGAAATCGTGGACGAGCTCGGAGAGGCAGGGCGAGTCGCCGTCGCCGGAATGCTCGCTTCCGCTGCTGACGTCGTAGATGCTGAGCTCGGAGCTGTAGCCGCCGACGAGGCGTGCCCTGACCTTGTCGTCGAGAGGGTAAGTGACTCTCTTTGTTCTGGTTCTTACAAAACCCGCCATTGATGAAGCAGCTTTTGGTGATGAGCTTTTCCTAATGTGGAGAAACTTGGAGGTAAAATGGAATATATGACAGGCTTTATATATAATAGGGGGAAGGTTTTGGAGGAATTTAAATGGGAATATtcggttttttatttgaaaagtgGGTTTTGGGGAAAATAAACTGTTTATTGGAAGAGGATATCCGAGTCGGACTGTACAGGTGGCAGCATATCCAGCGGCACCTGCTGTGGTTTATTCCAGTATATGTGTGACGCGGGGGGTATTGACCGCTTGAAAACTCTCTCGCACTCATTGCCTTATGGTTTTCGTAGGGTAAGGGCTGGTCACCCACGAGTCTGTCACATGGTTGAACGAGTCTTGGGCTTCACTCTTCTAACATTTGGAAGGTGTGACTAGACCAGAtaagttcaaatttttgatGTTCATAGAAGATAAGTTTGTATTTAATTGATGTTTGGTGAACTTAATAATCATCATGTCTTATGTTCGGTGAACTTAACAATGATAAAATTGAATTATCATGAATGAATAACAAATTACTTATATGAAAACACATATAACAATGATCGTGATGGGTTACTAAATCGAATAACTTAATAATGTCTAACATCTTAAGAATAACAAGTCTCTACCTAATACGATAGATTGGCTTAAACTGAATTGAAGTTAAATACAACCCCTTTATATAAGACTTATATAACACAATATATTAAGTTTCATCCAAGTATTTGAAGTTCACCAAACATGAATTTGGACATTACTACAACTTAATACGTGGAGCCCCATCTTGGATTCAATCAATGCGATATTTCCAAACCAGGCCTTGAACTTAGAGTACATGAGAGATAGGGTGTGGGGGTGAGGGGCCCTTTGTTGGGGCTTAGCTGCCTCTTTGTGGGTGGGAAGGATGACAGTGCAGCAGGTagtgagatatatatatatatatatatatatgagtggAGTTTTATACTTTAATTAGTTTGATTTGGATTATGGTGATATATATTAACCTACCAATTAACTAATGTGATATGATTCCAATAGAATTAGGTATATAATAGAGCagcttttgggttttgaagaAGTCCCACTCTAAAATGGGACATTGGAATTATTCGACTGTTTGAaccatttttattctttctggCTAAGGTCAAGAAATTGAGAACTATGATCATATTCCATGTATATTACAGTCACTTCAGCTAATTATTAATATACTAATCGGGTGTTAATTTGATTGGTTCAGATATTTGACATTCTCTCAAGTAATTCTCAATTCAAGTTCCATAATACATGCGTGTGTAAATAGATATTATtgatttatctgaaatttgagttTGATATGAATAAAGCGTTTCTTTTAGAGCAAGTATTATGTCGACATTATAAACTTTTCGTGTTCAATCTTTAAACCTTAAATTATGGCTCTTGGTGAGTGGAAAGGGTGGGATTTAATTTAAGCAGTACATGAGTTTAATATTTCAATTGGATTATTATCTTTTACTAGTCTCTTTTAGTTGGAACTTTCCACGAGCTCCAAGTAGGCAGTTAATTAACTTGACTTGTTCACGAAAAAGTACATATATGCATAAGTAAAATGACACGATGATTGTCTTGATAGATTTTACTTTTTACAGCTAGAAGAAAAGTAACAAGTAAAATGGGGTACTCATTCTGGAATAGTGatagaataatatatattacagtCAGCAACCTTGTGCACGGATAATTCCTGATTGTTAAGGTATGTAATTGATGTGTACCAAATCATCCGTACGTCTGTTCCTCTTCACAATAACCCTAATATGCATTGATATAACTAcctaaacaaaattacatGTCAAAATTGAATTAACGAAATATcggaaatataaaataaattaaattacaggGATTAAAAGGAT
Proteins encoded in this window:
- the LOC18767046 gene encoding uncharacterized protein LOC18767046: MMKESMLNLKSLNHISLVCRSVEKSLDFYQSVLGFFPIRRPGSFDFIGAWLFNYGIGIHLLQSEDPDKMPKKITQIKPKDNHISFQCESMVTVEKNLKEMEIEYVKRRVEKGGIYVDQLFFHDPDATMIEICNCDNLPVIPLTGEPVRPCNA
- the LOC18766933 gene encoding GEM-like protein 2; translated protein: MSGQFDGAANANYNSSSSNNPYVQYSPVPTTNSATKRPMDNMLESLSQCGKRVEVATKRAEAIADSVWHHLRMSHSLTEAAMARLNQGTKVLTGGGKEKVFQQEFENLAGEKLLHSYACYLSTSHGPVIGMLYISNKRLAFCSDFCHYLSPGNPNFMHYKVVVQLDQLGTVNPSANRWKPSEKYIHIVTRDGYEFWFMGFISYDKALKNLSQVLQISQN
- the LOC18766541 gene encoding uncharacterized protein LOC18766541 encodes the protein MAGFVRTRTKRVTYPLDDKVRARLVGGYSSELSIYDVSSGSEHSGDGDSPCLSELVHDFLQDDSSETRFPDNETDSDRVDSVSDAKAMDSILRSAAVSGNEDSFAKLLRSHVSEAVEAFSCLRSGNKSALRRSVMSFLRARGHNAAICKTNWSSSGNITAGSYEFIDVVCAQSSSPMWQSQYFVDLDFAAQFEIARPTSQYSRLLQLLPRDFVGSSEDLKRIVRVMSDAVKRSLRSRELSVPPWRKNRYMQNKWFGPYKRTVNPLTEKSFSISSTVFAPVSGAKCRRVGFDDAVSDPSVNGRLYVRT